The Subtercola sp. PAMC28395 genome segment GCCCAACTGGATGGGCGCCCTGGTGTTCGGCGGATCGATCGTGATCTCGATCCTGGTGCTCTCGCAGCTCGACGGCTCGCAGTCCAACGGTTATGCCACCTGGTCGGTCGCCGCAGTGGGCACGCTGCTGACGATCGCCACGGTTCGCCAGCAGGCGGCCTTCGCCTGGCTCGGTATCGCGGCGCTCGCTGTGATCGTCGTGATCTGGGCGAATCCGCTCGCCCTCATCACGACGGGTGTGACGGGTAGTGCGATCTGGGTGGCCGTGGCCCACGCGTTGACGAGAGCCCTGGCACGTGCTGCGCGTGATACGAGCTTCTATGCCCGTGCGGAGCTTGAAGCGGCGGCCTGGCACGCGACGCACGAGGCACAGCTCACCGAAGGCCGGCACCGTCTCGACTACATCAACCGTGTCGCGGGCCCCATGCTTCACCTGATCGTCGACACCGGCGGTGAACTGAGTGCAGAAGACCAGCGCGAGTGCCTGCACGTCGAAGGAGCGATCCGGGACGAGATCCGCGGCCGGCTGCTGCTGAATGAAGAGGTGCGGGCCGAGGTGTTCGCCGCCCGCCGCCGGGGCATCGACGTCTCGCTGCTCGACGACGGCGGTCTGGATGATGTGACCGACGCCACCCGGACCAGGATCCAGTCCCAGCTCGCCACCGAGATCTCCCGCTCGCAGGCCGACAGGTTGATCGTACGCACCGGCGCCGACGACGGCGCTGCGGCGGTCACCGTGGTCGGACTCCGGGTCGGAGACGACGGGAGCGCCGTGGCGTTGGGAGCGGAGGGCGACGGTGACGAGGTCGCGCAGTGGACGGAGATCCCGCGCGCGCTGGAGCTTTAAGTGAGCACCCAGTGGGTGCTCACCGCGACGCCAGCGCCGACGAAGCTATGCTTCGTCGGTTAGACGTAGGTGGAGCCCCGTGATTTGGGAGAAAGCCGGGCACAGAAGTGGGGACACCCAGGTCCCCCGCTGTGTCCCCCAAAGTGCCGACTACCCCCAGTACGGGGGAAGGTGCATTATTGGTAGTGCTAGGTGTCTCTCTTTGAGTTACACCGCCAAACATTCGCTGTCTAGGGTAAGTGAGCGAGTGCTTGGGGGCGAGGCAAGGAGCTATTCGGGTTAGCGAATTGTCTCGAAAGAACAGCTGGGGGTTGGCGCTTGCGCCGGCCCCCAGTTTTTTCATGCCAGCCGTGCCGGCCAGGGGTGAGAGGCCAGGCGCCTCGCCGCGAACCCTCAGCCAGAGGCGGGGTCAGCCGTTCCAGCGCCCGTAACCCGGAGTGACGGGGCCGCGCAGGTCACGCTGGCTGCGCTGCCAGGCCGATTGGCCTCGAACATTCTCGGCGCGCAACGAATCGCCCTCTTCTTCGAGCATGCCCCTGACGACGGCCGACACTGCGGCCAGCTCGACTGCACTCACGTTCTTCGACCGGACGATCACCGGCGCGCCCTCAGCGGGTGCGCTCTCGTCTCCAGCAGATTCACTCATCGTGTTCCACCCTTCGCGTCACAGCGTTTCCCCGTCACAGCATTACCCATCACAGCACCTCCGTATAGCGGCACCTCCGCATAGCGGCACCTCCCCATAACGGCACAGTGGCGTTAGAGGGGAATGTTGCCATGCTTCTTCGCAGGCAGCGACGCCCGCTTGGTGCGCAGTGCGCGCAGGCCCTTCACGATGGCCACGCGAGTCGCGGCCGGCTCGATCACGCCGTCGAGTTCACCGCGCTCTGCTGCCAGGAACGGGCTCGCAACGTTGTAGGTGTACTCGTTAGCGAGTTTCGTGCGCACTGCAGCCACGTCTTCACCGGCCGCCTCTGCACGCTTGATCTCCCCGCGATACAGGATGTTCACCGCACCCTGCCCGCCCATCACTGCGATCTCGGCGGTGGGCCACGCCAGATTGAGGTCGGCGCCGAGCTGCTTCGAACCCATAACGATGTATGCGCCGCCGTAGGCCTTGCGCGTGATGATGGTGATCAACGGCACCGTTGCTTCGGCGTAGGCGTAGAGCAGCTTCGCGCCGCGCCTGATCACGCCCGTCCACTCCTGGTCGGTACCGGGGAGGTACCCCGGAACATCCACCAGGGTGAGGATCGGGATCGAGAACGCGTCACAGAACCGCACGAAGCGGGCTGCCTTCTCGCCTGCCTCGATGTTCAGCGTTCCCGCCATGGCGTTCGGCTGGTTGGCCACGATGCCCACAGACCGGCCCTCGATTCGGGCGAACCCGACCACGATGTTCGGCGCGTACAGCGGCTGCGTCTCGAGAAAGTCACCGTGGTCGACGAGGTGCTCGATGATGGTGTGCACGTCGTACGGCTGGTTCGGGCTGTCGGGGATGATCGTGTTGAGCTTGCGGTCGGCATCGGTGATCTCGAGCTCTGGCTTGCTCTCGTAGACCGGCAGTTCTGCCATGTTGTTGTCGGGCAGAAAACCGAGCAGCGTGCGCACGTAGTCGAGTGCATCATCCTCATCGCTCGCGAGGTAGTGCGAGACGCCCGAGACCGTGTTGTGCGTCAGGGCGCCACCGAGCTCCTCCATGCCGACGTCTTCGCCGGTGACGGTCTTGATCACGTCGGGGCCGGTGACGAACATCTGGCTGGTCTTGTCGACCATGATCACGAAGTCGGTGAGGGCGGGGGAGTAGACGGCGCCACCGGCAGCCGGGCCCATGATGATCGAGATCTGCGGGATGACGCCGGAGGCCTGCGTGTTGCGGCGAAAGATCTCGCCGTACTTGCCGAGGGCGACGACACCCTCCTGGATGCGCGCACCACCCGAGTCGAGCATGCCGATGATCGGGACACCGGTCTTCAGCGCGAGATCCATCACCTTGATGATCTTCTCGCCGGCGACCTCGCCGAGCGAGCCGCCGAAGATCGTGAAGTCCTGGGCGTAGACGGCGACCTGCCGGCCGTGGATGGTGCCGGTACCGGTGACGACGGCGTCACCGTATGGCCGGTTCTTCTCCATGCCGAACGCGTGGGTGCGGTGCCGCACGAACTCATCGAGCTCCACGAACGACCCCTGGTCGAGCAGCTGTTCGATGCGCTCGCGGGCGGTCTTCTTGCCCTTTGCGTGCTGCTTGGCGATCGCCGCTTCGCCGCTCTGGGTGACCGCTTCGTGGTAGCGGTTCTTCAGGTCGATCAGTTTGCCGGCCGTGGTGTACATGTCAGGGCCTGGCGTCGTTTCTTCGCTCACGGGAGTTCACTCTACCGGCCAACCCCCTGCGCAACCCTTTGACGTTAACCTCCAAATACTCGCGGTGTTGCCGGAGGTTCTGGCGGTACAGAGGCGGTACCGTCGAAGTATGCACCTCTCTGCCAGCCGATCTGCCGTGCCACGGCTCGAGTGGCTTGCCGCTTCGCCTTCGACCAACTCCGCGCTCGTCGAGCTGGCTTCTGGCGCTGAGGCGGGCAGCTGGCCCGACCTCTCCGTGGTGGTCACCGACAACCAGACGGCGGGTCGTGGGCGCCTCGGGCGTGAGTGGGTTGCCCCGGCAGGTCGCACCCTGGCCATCTCCGTCCTGCTGCGCCCGAGTGCCGGTGCTGCTGCGCTCCCGTTCGACAGCTATGGATGGATACCACTGTTCGCCGGGGTGGCGATGGCTGAGGCACTCCGCCCGTTCGTGGATGCCGGTCGGCTCACCTCCGTGAAGTGGCCGAACGACGTGCAGGTCGACGGATTGAAGATCTCGGGAATTCTCTCTGAGCTGGTGCCCGGAACACGCGATGTGGTTGTGGGTGCGGGTGTGAACCTCTTCTTCGCCGCCGATGAGCTGCCCGTGACAACGGCGACATCGCTGTCGTTGGTCGCCGACAGCGAATTCACCGTCGACGGGGTGCTCTCCGCCTATCTGCGCGAGCTGACCGGGTTGTACGGCGCGTTCGTGAGTTATGGCGGAGATGCGGTCGCAAGCGGCATCGCCCAGGCCGTCACCGCCGCGTGTGGCACGGTGAATCGCTCGGTGCGAGTCGAGCTTCCTGATGGCTCTGTCGTGACGGGCACTGCGACCGGGCTCGATGCCCTGGGCCGGCTCGTGGTCGCGCCAGACGCACACGCAGACGCAGACGCAGCTTCAATCACAGACCCGCTGGTCGTCTCAGCGGGCGATGTCACTCACCTGAGGCACTGACGGCCTGTGACGAACGACATCACCACGACGGTTCGGGGGCCAGAGGCGCCCGAGCGCGTGATCGCCCGCTACCGTTCGCACGGAAGACGCCTGTTCTGGCCCGTTCTGGTTCTGATGGGCGTGGCCGCAGCGAGCGGCTACTACCTCGGCCGGTTGCCCGAAGAGTGGCAGAACCTCACCGCGCTGGGCGCAGCGATTGCGCTCACAGTGCTGCTCGGGTTACTGCCGACGATCGCGTGGCTGGCGCGCCGCTACACCGTGACGAACCGCAGGGTCATCGCCGTGCACGGGGTGTTCGTTCGCGAGCGGCAGGAGGTGTCGCTCCGGCGCGGTTTCGACGTGACCGTGCGGCGACGCGGGTTGCAGGCGTTGTTTCGCAGTGGTGACGTGACGATCCACTCGGGAACCGGGCATCCGCTCGTCTTGAGAGACGTGCCGGATGCGGGCCTCATCGTTCGCGCACTCACTGACCTCGGCGACGACGGCTTCGTTCGCATGCCCACCGCAGGCTGAGGAGCTCAGACCAGCGACTCTTCGCGCTCGACGGCTAGGGCAGCGGCCTGGATGTTGTGCAGACCGTCGCTGCGATGGGTGCCGTAGACCCAGTAGCGGTAGAGCACGAAGCGGAAGGCGGTGCCGAGGGCCAGACCGACGACGTTCGCCGCGATGTTCGTGGCCAGCAGGCTCGTCTGCCCGAGCACGTGGTGCGTGAACCAGATGCAGCCCTCTGCGATGGCGAGGCCGCCGACCGAGACAAGGGCGTATTCGACGAGTTCGAGGCCTACGTTCTTGCGGCGGTTCTCCCGGAACGTCCAGTAGCGGTTGCCGACCCAGTTGAAGACGATGGCGATCGAGGTGCTGACGAGCTTGGCGCCGATCGCAGTGGCGAAGAAATGGTCGGTTCCGAAGACGCCGAGAAGGAGCAGATTGAAGATACCCACGTCGAGCACCATGCCGAGCAGGCCGACCACGCCGAACTTCAGGGCGTACGTCAGGAACCCGTCCCAGAGGCGCTGTGTAAGGCGTTTGATCGTCTTCAAAGTGAAAGTGCTTTCTCGAAGCCCCTGCAGACACGATGGTCGATGCTTCGCTCATGACAACTGTTCTGTCGACTATAGGGTACCGACCTCGGGATTTCTGGGAACCGGGGTACCCCTGACGCGAGGGCGCGCTCCCGGGTAAAGTAGGGAGGTGAGCTTGCGCGTAGGAGTAATTGGTGGTGGCCAGCTGGCCAGGATGATGGTTCCGGCGGCGGTGAACCTGGGCATCGATCTGCGTGTTCTCGCCGAAGCAGAGGGTTCGCCCGCCCAATTGGCCGCCACAGCGGTCGGCGACTACCGCGATCTGGCCACCGTGCTGGAGTTCGCGAAAACAGTCGATGTGATCACGTTCGACCATGAGCATGTGCCTGAAGAAATTCTCAGGGAACTGGTCTCCGCAGGGCACCCGGTGCACCCCGGGCCAGACGCCCTGCGGTTCGCACAGGACAAACTCGCGATGCGTCGCCGGCTCTCTGAGCTCGGTGTTCCCGTGCCCGACTGGGCAGAAGTGCGCTCTGAAGACGAACTTGCCGCCTTTCTCGATGACCACGACGGCCAGGCGGTTCTGAAGACCGCCCGCGGCGGCTACGACGGCAAGGGTGTGCGCCTCATCCGCGATGTCGGCGAGTCGACAGCCTGGTTCCGCATTCTCGACGAAGACGGTCGCGGTGGCTCGCTGCTGGTGGAGGAGCTCGTCGACTTTCGCAGGGAGCTCGCCCAGCTCGTGGCCCGGCGCCCTTCGGGCGAGACCCGGCTCTGGCCCGTCGTCGAGACCGTACAGCGGCACGGAGTCTGCAGCGAGGTGTTCGCACCCGCGCCCGGCACGACCAGTCGCCTCGTCGACCTGGCCGGGTCGATCGCCGTCACCATCGCCGAGAGCCTCGATGTGACCGGCGTACTCGCCGTTGAACTCTTCGAGACGACGGATGACCGGCTGCTGGTCAACGAACTCGCGATGCGACCCCACAACAGCGGTCACTGGAGCATCGAGGGCAGCGTGACCAGCCAGTTCGAACAGCACCTGCGCGCCGTTCTCGACCTGCCCCTCGGCGACACCGCAACCAGGTCCCCGTGGACGGTCATGGTGAACGTACTCGGCGGCCCCGCCGCCGGCGACCTCACCGATGCCTACCCGAAGGCCCTGGCAGACCAGCCGAACGTCAAAGTCCACAACTACGGCAAAGAGCCGCGGCCCGGCCGAAAGATCGGTCACGTCACGGCAACCGGCGACGAGCTCGACGAAGCCGCTTTCGAGGCACGCTCTGTCGCCGCACTCCTGGGTGCTGACCTCGCTGGTTGAGGAACCGCGCAGCGGTATATCGAAACGCGGGCACCCGTGAGGGAGCCCGGCCCATGGGCTCACTCGTCCAGCGGGTGCGTTCGGTCGTTACGATGATGTCATGAGCACCGAAACACCCCTCGCCGGCGTCGTCCCTCTGATCGGTGTCGTCATGGGCAGCGACTCTGATTTCTCTGTGATGAGCGATGCCGTCAACGTTCTCGTCGACTTCGGTGTCGCCCACGAGGTCGAGGTGGTCTCGGCGCACCGCACTCCCGAGAAGATGATCCGGTACGGCAGAACAGCCCGCGAGCGGGGCCTCAAGGTCATCATCGCCGGTGCCGGAGGCGCGGCCCACCTGCCCGGCATGGTGGCAGCCGTCACGACTCTGCCGGTGGTCGGTGTGCCCGTGCCCCTTGCCCGACTCGACGGCCTCGACTCCCTGCTCTCCATCGTGCAGATGCCGTCGGGCATCCCTGTGGCGACGGTGTCGATCGGCGGCGCGACCAATGCCGCTCTGCTGGCTGTCGCGATGCTCGCGATCTCAGACGCAGCCCTCGCCGACAAGCTGGCCGTCTATCGCGAGCAACTCACCGCATCGGTCGAGCACAAGAACGAGGCGCTGCAGCTCAAGCTGTAGAGAGTTACAGGTCGGCGTGCAGTTGCCAGACCTTCTCGGCCGAGTCGCGCCAGCTGAATCCCCGTGCGCGGTCGAAGCCGGCGATCCGCAGCCGTGCGGCGAGCTCGGGGTGCGTCACCAGCTGGGTCATCGCGTGGGCGAGACGTTCCGGCAGTCCTTCGGCGTCTTCCCGCGCGACGACGATGCTCGCGTCGTCGGCGACCTCCATCAATGCGGGCACGTCGGTGTGGATGACCGGGGTACCGAAGTGCAGGGCCTCGATGACGGGCAACCCGAACCCTTCGGCCATACTCGGGTAGACGAACACGTCAGCCCGTGAGATGACGAGCGCGAGGTCTTCGTCGCTGACGAACCCGAGCACGTGGACGCGATCGGCAGCAAGTCCTGCAGCAGCCGCGACCGACTCCACGTCGAGGTCGCCCCAGCCCTTCGGCCCAGCGATCACCAGCGGAAGCTCGGGCGCCTCCGGCCGGGCGAGCGCCTGGATGAGTGACGCGAGACCTTTGCGCGGTTCGAGGGTGCCGACAGCGAGCACGTACGACGAGGGCAGGCCGAGGGCCTCCGCCCGGGCATCCGCGTCGACGGGTACGACCAGTTTCGAGCTCACGGCCCCGCCGATGACCCGTACTCGCTCGCCGAAGTTGACGTAGTGCGCAAGCTCTTCGGCTACGGCATGGGTCGGAACCACGATCGCGTCGGCGTACTTGCGGGCGCGCTTGGCCATCGCCTTGTGCCAGGCCACGCCGTGGGGAGTCAGGGTCTCGGGGTGCGTCCACGGCACAACGTCGTGGATGGTCACGGCGATCTGCTCGCCCGGCTGGTGCAACTGGTCGTGCTTCGACAGCGGGGCCATGAGAGATGTGGCGTGAACCATGCCGTCGCTGGCTGCCGTGAAGAACCCGTGCTGCCAGGCCGCCGCGAGTTCGCGGCGCCCGAGAGTGGTCTTCGTGATCTCTGCTAGCCCTGGCAGGCGTGTCCTCAGTTCGGCCAGCTTTTCATGCGGTTGTGCCGACACGATCCCTTCGACGGAGCAGTCCCGTGGTGCCGTCTGGATGAGCGCGGCGGTGAGCTCTTCTGTGTACCGCCCGATGCCGCCCGGAACCGGTGCGACCATCTGGTCGACGATCACGCGAAGCGTTGCCATGTATCTCCAAAATCCCGATGGCCGTCAGCGTACCCGGCTTCTTCTGCAGCTGCGCGCGAGTCCGTTCCCGCTCGGGATCACTCTGAACCCAGTACTGACTGGGAGCAGAGCGACGGGTCGAACATGCCTCCGTGCTTGGGCACGACCATATCAGGCGCTGGTGCCCGCTCCCTGAGGGCCGGCGGCCCGGCCGAATCAGGGCGAGCGTTCAGATCACGCTGTCGTGACGGGCGGTTGGCGACGCGAACCCTCTTTGACGCGGATCTTCAGCAGGATCCACAGAGCCTCAACCCCGTCCCAGGCGGTGATCTTCTTGCCTTCTGCGCGTGTGCGGGCTTTGTAGGAGATGGGGATCTCGTAGGGGCGGTAGCCGCGAGCGAGGAGCTTTCCGGTGATCTCCGCCTCCATGCCGAAACCGTTGGAGGTGATGCGCAAGGAGCGGTACAGAGACGTCGGCATGAGCTTGTAGCACGTCTCCACATCGGAGACGTAGGCATTGAACAGGATGTTCGTGAAGAGGTTGACCCCACGATTGCCGATGACGTACCAGTACGAGAACGAGGTGTGGCTGCTGAAGGTTCGCGTGCCGTAGACGACGAGCGCTTCGCCGTCGAGAACAGGCTGCACCAGTCCGGGAATCTCGCTGGGCCGATATTCCTCGTCGGCATCGCAGATGATGACGTAGTCGCCCGTAGCGAGTTGTGCGGCCTTTCGGATGGCCGCGCCCTTGCCCTGGTTGGTGGGCTGGTGAAAGACCGTGACACGCGAATCTGAAACCGCGTCGAGAATAGAACGGGTGTCGTCGTGGCTGCCGTCATTGACGATGACGAATTCGACGTCGATCTCTGGTTGCCAGGCGATGGCCAGAACCTTGCCAAGGACCTTCTGCAGGGTGGCCTGCTCGTTGTAGACGGGCATGAGTACGGAGAGCTTCACGGGTTACCTTTCAGCACAGACTGTGCTGTGGGTCGGCATTCGACGGGTTGTGTGGCAAGGGGCGGTGATGGGCACAAAACTCGTTCAGACTAGCATTCCGCCTCGTCGTGCTGCAGAACCGGCACTGCCGCGAAGGTACAGTGGAAGACCAGATGGTCCGCACACGTATCAGCTCGACCGGCCCGAGAGCGGCGCAGGAGGCCTCGCGCACCCCCGTGGCCGGCGCAGGCATGCGGCGATTCGTGGGGATGGAAATCCTTCTCTCGATCGTTTCGGGCGTGGTGTCTCTCGTCCTCGGAATGTTCGCGCTGCGCATCGGTCCCCGGGAACTCGCCGAGCGGTGGGGCACCGGTGGTTCCGACCAGGTGTTGCACTACGGAATCTTCTCGGCCGCGCGTGATGCCTTTCCGTTTCTGCCGAACACTCATCTGGGTTTTCCGCTCGCCCAGAATCTGTTCTTCGCGCCGCTCTTCGACATCTGGTCCGCTCTCTTCGTCTGGGTGATCGGCCCTGTGGTGCCGAACGGCATCTGGGCTCTGAACGTCTACAACGTTTCGAGCTTCTTCGCTGTCGGTGTCACTTCGTACCTCTTCTTCAGGGCACTGAGGGTGCGCAGGCCCGTCGCCGTGGTGTTCGGCGTGATCTTTGCGATCGTTCCCTATCACTTCCTGCAGCTGGCGATGGGGCACCCCTTCCTCTCGAACTACTGGGCTCTGCCGCTGGCGGGCATTGTGGTGCTGATGGCCGCGGGCGAGCGCACAAATCCCTTCGCAGCATGGATCGCGCGCGCGCCCGATCGTCGGCATCGCCTCACGCGCCGCCTGGTTCCCATCGTCGTTCTGGGGGCAGCCGTCGCCTGGACGCAGTCGTACTACTTCGTCTTCGCCGCACTCATCGTGGGGTCGGTCTGGGGTGTGTGTGCCATCACTGCCCTGGTGCAGGGGCGTGGCTGGCGGAGTCTCGTCTGGCCCACGGTCACCACGGGCATCCTCTTCGTCTTCATCGCTCTGCAGCTCGCCTTTCTCGCACAGGACTTCGGTGACCGGTACGCGAAATACTTCGGAGCCCGGACCTTCGCGGACTCGGAACTCTACGGCGGCAAGTGGATGGACCTGATCCTTCCCTCGTCGCAGAGCGGGATCGGGCTGTTCGCGCAGCTCGGCAAGTCGTATCGGGAATCCTCCCCCTTGCTTCCCTCGTCAGAGAGTGCCGCCACCGCAATCGTGGCGATCGCCGCCATCGTGTTGACCATGCTCGTGTTGTTGGTTCGTATCGTGTGGCGCCCTTCTGGCCCCACAGGGAACGCTGCCCCCGGAGGCAGGCTCGCGTCCTTTCTCCTGGACGAGCGTGTGGGTGTCCTCGTCGTAGCCTTCGTGACGGCACTGATGTTCTTCATGGTCTCGGGACTCGGCACGACGCTGGCATTCTTCGTCAGTGGCGAGATTCGCTCCTGGTCCCGCATGTCGATCGTCGTGAGCATGCTCGCGTTGGGAGTGCTGGCCATCTTCGTCGACTCCCTGGCACGCAGGAGGTGGATCCTCGCGGTCG includes the following:
- a CDS encoding GtrA family protein, whose protein sequence is MKTIKRLTQRLWDGFLTYALKFGVVGLLGMVLDVGIFNLLLLGVFGTDHFFATAIGAKLVSTSIAIVFNWVGNRYWTFRENRRKNVGLELVEYALVSVGGLAIAEGCIWFTHHVLGQTSLLATNIAANVVGLALGTAFRFVLYRYWVYGTHRSDGLHNIQAAALAVEREESLV
- a CDS encoding biotin--[acetyl-CoA-carboxylase] ligase codes for the protein MHLSASRSAVPRLEWLAASPSTNSALVELASGAEAGSWPDLSVVVTDNQTAGRGRLGREWVAPAGRTLAISVLLRPSAGAAALPFDSYGWIPLFAGVAMAEALRPFVDAGRLTSVKWPNDVQVDGLKISGILSELVPGTRDVVVGAGVNLFFAADELPVTTATSLSLVADSEFTVDGVLSAYLRELTGLYGAFVSYGGDAVASGIAQAVTAACGTVNRSVRVELPDGSVVTGTATGLDALGRLVVAPDAHADADAASITDPLVVSAGDVTHLRH
- a CDS encoding 5-(carboxyamino)imidazole ribonucleotide synthase, with protein sequence MSLRVGVIGGGQLARMMVPAAVNLGIDLRVLAEAEGSPAQLAATAVGDYRDLATVLEFAKTVDVITFDHEHVPEEILRELVSAGHPVHPGPDALRFAQDKLAMRRRLSELGVPVPDWAEVRSEDELAAFLDDHDGQAVLKTARGGYDGKGVRLIRDVGESTAWFRILDEDGRGGSLLVEELVDFRRELAQLVARRPSGETRLWPVVETVQRHGVCSEVFAPAPGTTSRLVDLAGSIAVTIAESLDVTGVLAVELFETTDDRLLVNELAMRPHNSGHWSIEGSVTSQFEQHLRAVLDLPLGDTATRSPWTVMVNVLGGPAAGDLTDAYPKALADQPNVKVHNYGKEPRPGRKIGHVTATGDELDEAAFEARSVAALLGADLAG
- a CDS encoding PH domain-containing protein gives rise to the protein MTNDITTTVRGPEAPERVIARYRSHGRRLFWPVLVLMGVAAASGYYLGRLPEEWQNLTALGAAIALTVLLGLLPTIAWLARRYTVTNRRVIAVHGVFVRERQEVSLRRGFDVTVRRRGLQALFRSGDVTIHSGTGHPLVLRDVPDAGLIVRALTDLGDDGFVRMPTAG
- a CDS encoding acyl-CoA carboxylase subunit beta, whose translation is MYTTAGKLIDLKNRYHEAVTQSGEAAIAKQHAKGKKTARERIEQLLDQGSFVELDEFVRHRTHAFGMEKNRPYGDAVVTGTGTIHGRQVAVYAQDFTIFGGSLGEVAGEKIIKVMDLALKTGVPIIGMLDSGGARIQEGVVALGKYGEIFRRNTQASGVIPQISIIMGPAAGGAVYSPALTDFVIMVDKTSQMFVTGPDVIKTVTGEDVGMEELGGALTHNTVSGVSHYLASDEDDALDYVRTLLGFLPDNNMAELPVYESKPELEITDADRKLNTIIPDSPNQPYDVHTIIEHLVDHGDFLETQPLYAPNIVVGFARIEGRSVGIVANQPNAMAGTLNIEAGEKAARFVRFCDAFSIPILTLVDVPGYLPGTDQEWTGVIRRGAKLLYAYAEATVPLITIITRKAYGGAYIVMGSKQLGADLNLAWPTAEIAVMGGQGAVNILYRGEIKRAEAAGEDVAAVRTKLANEYTYNVASPFLAAERGELDGVIEPAATRVAIVKGLRALRTKRASLPAKKHGNIPL
- a CDS encoding glycosyltransferase family 1 protein, yielding MATLRVIVDQMVAPVPGGIGRYTEELTAALIQTAPRDCSVEGIVSAQPHEKLAELRTRLPGLAEITKTTLGRRELAAAWQHGFFTAASDGMVHATSLMAPLSKHDQLHQPGEQIAVTIHDVVPWTHPETLTPHGVAWHKAMAKRARKYADAIVVPTHAVAEELAHYVNFGERVRVIGGAVSSKLVVPVDADARAEALGLPSSYVLAVGTLEPRKGLASLIQALARPEAPELPLVIAGPKGWGDLDVESVAAAAGLAADRVHVLGFVSDEDLALVISRADVFVYPSMAEGFGLPVIEALHFGTPVIHTDVPALMEVADDASIVVAREDAEGLPERLAHAMTQLVTHPELAARLRIAGFDRARGFSWRDSAEKVWQLHADL
- a CDS encoding glycosyltransferase family 2 protein, which codes for MKLSVLMPVYNEQATLQKVLGKVLAIAWQPEIDVEFVIVNDGSHDDTRSILDAVSDSRVTVFHQPTNQGKGAAIRKAAQLATGDYVIICDADEEYRPSEIPGLVQPVLDGEALVVYGTRTFSSHTSFSYWYVIGNRGVNLFTNILFNAYVSDVETCYKLMPTSLYRSLRITSNGFGMEAEITGKLLARGYRPYEIPISYKARTRAEGKKITAWDGVEALWILLKIRVKEGSRRQPPVTTA
- the purE gene encoding 5-(carboxyamino)imidazole ribonucleotide mutase, whose product is MSTETPLAGVVPLIGVVMGSDSDFSVMSDAVNVLVDFGVAHEVEVVSAHRTPEKMIRYGRTARERGLKVIIAGAGGAAHLPGMVAAVTTLPVVGVPVPLARLDGLDSLLSIVQMPSGIPVATVSIGGATNAALLAVAMLAISDAALADKLAVYREQLTASVEHKNEALQLKL
- a CDS encoding acyl-CoA carboxylase subunit epsilon, which codes for MSESAGDESAPAEGAPVIVRSKNVSAVELAAVSAVVRGMLEEEGDSLRAENVRGQSAWQRSQRDLRGPVTPGYGRWNG